The genomic window CAGAATATCTGCAGTCGGTTACCTGTTGCttctttattaaaagaatTCAATTCTAATATCCCtcttacttgaaaaattacgAACTTATAAGTTGTTGAACgtaaagtcaaaatcatttattcatataggtaacgcaatgtacacatattattatgaacgtcgaaaaattaatatataggcattgatatataaaaaacccaagatgcacagtctcgaataaaagtaacgctcgaaagtgtcccgaaacactatttctgtcattttctataacagtatgtctataacagtatatgttacaagcatatattattgcaaaatcaaccttacgcgaattgcttaaagttgttattacaacgcagtgtatacgtacttaaagcaataacattttacgaccgaccgtggtcggtaggacaaggtattgagtggagtcgaacatgacttttttatttacaactatttaacataattttaaatttatccgacttttcgggtgctttacagcgtgcgtggtcacggtgactaaagacaaaaggtgttggatgttaaatagttggaaatttataaaaataattaactttaatctcgttaaaaagttttttctttaaattaaaaaataatttgttagtaaatatatttgtcaaaaactacacacaaaaaagttcaaaagtacataaatttatttataaaaaaaacacaaataaataacatcgactccacttattagacgcgagactatttgaaatgagtgcacaatttagaatgttgcgctcattttttgaggacgttttttagacgttgattgtgcatcttgggttttttatatatcaatgtatataggtatatatatatgaaatgcttctaattttaaaattaactgccagttctcaaatcaagggcggaagagaagaactacGCTAGCTACGCTGGAAGCGAGTAATTTCCTACCTCCTCACATTGCttctaaatgaaattaataaataactatttttggACTATTAGTAAGTTACAAAACTATACAAAAACCACTTACCGCGCTGCATATTCTGCCAATGAATTGCTACATAATTGTATCTGTTGTAGGTGGATTGCATGTGGAAGAAGCCTAAGGTGTGAAGGAATTCGTGGATAATGACGACAATATGAAGACAGCCGGTTCCAGGATTGGAACGCGCCAAGTTCAAAGTATGGATGCCTCTGTCATGCCACCAACCGACGCTGGCATAACACCCGTTATTGTCGCCCTGTGAGATTAAACAGTAATTGTAGAtgtgataaaataaatgagtGGCGCTACAGCCTTTTTAGGCCTCAGACTTCTGAATCtgcttcatgatcatttgtcaaactTATAAGCCTGGTGaccagcctcctgtgcctgacacacgccgtcgactttctcggtttaaggcaagccggtttcctcacgatgttttctgtcaccgttcgagcgaatgataGATGAgtgcatagaaagaaagtccaatggtgcacagctggggattgaacctacgccCTGAGGGAAAAaggtcgcacgttgaagccactaggctaacactgctctatgTATGTTTGTGGTAACAAAGgcataataaaactaaattgttattttttcgtgagtaaaacctattttaagTTTGGATGATTTTTATCAACCAATTTTTGCTTTGCTTACCGTAATAAGAACGTAGTTTCTGTCATTTGAATTCCTTCTGCGGAATCTTACACAGCCAGAATAGTGCTCGATGTGTCCGATAGCCCAAACGATGTAGTCCCTCTGTTGTTGGTctgaatagaaaatattaacatattatgttttcatCAGATTTATGAATGTTATATTTTGGCCATAAAGCGATACAAAAATCAAGCAACGACTACTTACTAAAGTGTCCCGGAGCGAAGTCATATACCAAAGTGTTTTGAGGCCACTTGGTATTAGGGTGGATATAGGCAGCTTTTCCCTGAGCGAAAGAGTCGACCAGCTCATCGATCTGACGGTCATCTAACAAGATGTCCCCCTCGAATTTTCCACTCTTCTCCCAGATGTTACCGAATGGGTTAAGCTCGCTCGATGATGATCGGTAGGCATTTCCTGTAATTTGTCATGGTCATATTCTCATGG from Pieris napi chromosome 3, ilPieNapi1.2, whole genome shotgun sequence includes these protein-coding regions:
- the LOC125063303 gene encoding zinc metalloproteinase nas-4-like, which produces MMLRFAVLFLLVGAVVCGPSPRRTKAEVEEYRQFLQKSKHGNAYRSSSSELNPFGNIWEKSGKFEGDILLDDRQIDELVDSFAQGKAAYIHPNTKWPQNTLVYDFAPGHFNQQQRDYIVWAIGHIEHYSGCVRFRRRNSNDRNYVLITGDNNGCYASVGWWHDRGIHTLNLARSNPGTGCLHIVVIIHEFLHTLGFFHMQSTYNRYNYVAIHWQNMQRGMEHNFERYDQNLVSNLGLPYEHMSSMHYSSHAFSINRQPTITATRQHNGVMGQMEFVTHYDWVRLSRHYNCPGAWSAEYVEHMKEEVERTKHLMAPPQQDDKVQEEVAQEELA